The segment TCAGCCAGATATCGAAGGATGCAAAGGTTCTGGCAATGATGATTTTCCCGGATTGCGTCAGCTCTACCAGGCCAATGACAGACAGAATGGATGTATCCTTCAAGGTGATGACGAACTGATTGATAAACGACGGAATCATGACCTTGATCGCTTGTGGAATGATAATCTTGAACATAGCTTTGCGGTAAGGAATTCCCAAGGAGCGTGCCGCTTCCATCTGTCCCCGGTCAATGGATTGAATACCGCCGCGGATGATCTCAGTCACATAAGCGCCTGCGTTCAGGGTCAGGGTCAGCACGGCTGCAAGAAACAGCGGCATGGTAAAGCCGAACGCCTGCGGAATGCCAAAGTAAATGAAGAACGCAAGCACGATCAGCGGAATTCCGCGGAAGACATCCACGAACACGGTAGCTATCCCCCGCAGCCATGCATTTCTGCTTACCTTCATGAAGCCGAAGATCAGGCCTATAATGAATGCAAAGAACAAGGAAATGAAGGTGTACAAGATCGTTTTGCCCATACCTTCAAGCAAAGGCACAAAGGAAGCTTGAAGCAGCTCCATGCGGGTGAGTGGAGCCTTGCCTGCGGCATTCTCACCAAGATATTTTTCCAAAATCTCTTCATGGGCGCCTGTGGCCTTCAGGTTCGTAAGTCCGGCATTGAATTTCTGCAGCAGCTCCTGGTTCTCACCTTTGCGCACCGCAAAGCCATATGAAGCTCCCGGTTCAGGCTCTGTAACCAGCTTAAGCCCGATGTTTTGCTGTTCACCGTAAGCCAGTACCGCATGATCATCGAAGCAGGCTGCTGAATTCCCGGTTTTGACGTCCTCATACATCAGGGCGGATTCGTCAAAGGGAACGAGAGTAAATCCATATTGAGACGCAATGGATTCCGCGAAGGAGTATCCCTCTGTGCCGGTTTTGACAGCGACCTTTTTGCCACGAAGATCCTCATAGCTCTTGATCTCTTCGTTATCCTTGTCGATGCCCATGACGACGCCAGAATCATAGTATCCTTCGGAGAAATCGAATTTCTGCTTCCGTTCCTCCGTTATGCTCATTCCGGCAATCACACCGTCTACCTGATTGGCCTCCAGCGCCTGTACAGCAGCATTGAAGCCCATAGGCCGGATTTCGTACTGGAAATTCTGGTCCTCCGCAATCGCCTGGATCAAATCCATATCGATGCCGACAAAATCGCCATTGATGTCCTGGAATTCGAATGGAGCAAATGTAACATCCGTGCCAATGATATAAACCTTGCCCTCTGCCGGCTCTGCAGCAGCCGTCAAGCTCCCAGCCCCCCAGCTTGCCGCGATGAGCACGACCAGGGTCAGCATCAGATGAAGACTTCGAAGTATCCTCATGACAAACCTCCTCTATGTAAACAACTATTTAATTAGTTACCCACTTCGACCCTGTATCTAACATTTACTGTCAACTTATTGACATATGCCACTGCACACTAAGCTTATTTTGCACCAGAACGCGAAAAAAAACCGCTGAACAAGTCAGCGGCTTGTAATCCTAAGCTTCAGCTCTGTAACAGCTGTTATCTTACGGTGCGCGGTAATTCCTCGCGCATTTTCTTGACTACTGGACGCAGCGGAGGCTTCGGATTCATACCGACCTCATCCTGAATGTCACCGACGATTTCCTCCAGAATATCCTCCATTGTAACCATGCCGATCGTGGCTCCGCGACTATCAACAACCGCCGCCATATGAATCCGATCCTTCTGCATGGTGCTCAGGATGTCCTGAATCAGAGCATCCTCCGGATACTCCGGCATATCGTAGATGAACTCATTCATCACAAACGCTCTTCCCGCCGCCAGATGTGTCAGAATCTCCTTCGTGTTGATCACTCCCTTGTAGTGACCAGGCTGCCCGGAATCCTCCACCGGATAGCGGGTGTAAACGTAGCTGTCCAGGCTCTGCAAGATCTCTTCTACCGATGCATTCTCAGGCACGGTCACGATTTTCGATTTCGGAATCATAATATCCTGAACCTTCCGCTCATCGAAGGAAAAAATATTTTTGAGATAATCCAGCTCCGTTTGGTTGATCTCGCCGCCCTCATAGCTTTGCGTGACAATCAGCCGGATCTCCTCCTCCGAGTGAGCGGTATCATGACCGGCCGGCTTGACACCGAACAGCTTCAGCAGCAGCTGCGCCGAGCCATTTAAGGCATAGATAAACGGATACATCAGCTTTCCGAATCCGTACAGCGGCGGCGCGAGCAGCAAGGTCATGCGTTCGGCATATTGAATCGCCAGCGTTTTGGGAGCCAGTTCCCCGATGACGACATGCAGAAACGTAATGACCGAGAGTGCGATCGCATAAGAGAGCACTGTGGATAATGCTTCCGGTACCTCAAAGCGTTCGAACAACGGGTGCAGCATTCTCTCAACGGTTGGCTCACCCAAGGCACCGAGCACGAGAGCAGTAATCGTAATCCCCAGCTGACAAGCTGACAGGTAGTAATCCAGATCCTGCGTCACCTTTTTTGCTGTGAGCGCCTTCTTGTTGCCTTCGGCAATCAATTGATCAATTCGAGTCATGCGAACCTTCAGGATCGCGAATTCAGCCCCTACAAAGAACGCTGTAAGACCAATAAATACGGCCACCAAAAATAAGTTTAAGGCTATTGTCCCGTCCAATCATTTCCCTCTAGTGGAGAGGGTTCACCTCCGTTAAAATACAAGTTAGGATATAAGTCTGGCCACCGGCCCGGTCAGCGTTTACTCTGTCCCCGGCTCCGGCAGCTTCATCATCACTTGCTTGATTTGATAATTTTCGGTCTCCATGACGGTCCAGATGATATTATGCTGTTCAATGACATCACCAGGCTCTACCGTTTCCCCTTTACGGTACTGAATCCAGCCGCCAAGGGTATCCATAATTTCATCCTCTTCAAACACCAACCCGAACTGCTTCTCCAGATCGTCCAGCAGCACTCTGCCCTGAATCAAATACTGGTTCTCCCCAGACTGCACGATATCCTCAATTTCATCCTCGTCGAATTCATCCCGGATCTCCCCGACGATTTCCTCCAGGATGTCCTCCATCGTCAGGATGCCTGCCGTTCCGCCGTATTCGTCGATAACGAGGGCCATGTGCACCTTCTCCTGCTGCATTTTCAGCATCGCATCCTGAATTCGGGTGGATTCGAATACCATTGGCAGGTCGCGGATGAAATCAGACAGCTTCGGATTTTTGCCCGAAACAATAAATGGCAGCATTTTCTTAACATTGACCATCCCGATAATCCGGTCCTTATCTCCTTCTTCGGAGATCGGATAGCGAGAGTATTTGAATTCATCCAAAACCTCGATAATTTCTTGCTGCGACATGGATTTATCGAGAGAGATCATTTCCGTACGCGGAATCATGATATCCTTGGTCACCCGCTCATCAAAAGAAAATACATTTTCCATGTAAGCCAGCTTCGTTTCCTCAATTTCACCGGCCTGATAGCTCTGGGTCATAATGATTTTGACCTCTTCCTCGGAATACACCTGCTCATGACCGGCCGGCTTGACGCCGAACCCGCGAAGTATAACTCGGGACGCGCCATTGAGTGCCCAGATAAACGGATACATGATCTTACCAAACCAATAGAGCGGCGGGGACAGCAGCAAAGACAGCTTCTCAGAGAATTGAATCGCGAGCGTCTTTGGCGCCATTTCACCGACCACCACATGCAGGAACGTAACGAGTATAAAAGCAATGGCATAAGACGCTACAGAAGAGTTGGCTTCGCTCATATTCAGCGCTTCAAATACAGGAAGCATAATTCGCTCTACCGCCGGTTTACCGAGTGCGCCGAGTCCCAGCGCGGTTACGGTGATGCCTAGCTGACACGCTGACAAGTAATAGTCCAGATCACTTGTCACTTTTTTGGCAAGAACGGCCTTCTTGTTTCCTTCTTCAATGAGCTGATCCAGCCTGGACGCACGAATCTTGACAACCGCAAATTCAGACGCCACAAAAAACGCCGTTAACAGAAGCAAAAGTGCAAGAATGATTAAGTTGATAATCGTAAGGATGTCCAATCCATCCCCTCGTAAAGAGGGATTCACCTCCGGTATAGTTCTTAATGAGTTGATTGTTACTTGTAACGCTGCTTACGTCCGCTTCGGGAGATCGTACTGCTGAGACTTCCAAAGCTCCCTGCAATGACCCATACCGCTTAGATTTATATTAGCCAGCTTACATGCAAACAGAATCGCCTTCCCAATGACACGACCTCCCTCCCTTAAATTTAAAAACAAGTATATCACAAAGTAAACCCAACCATCCAGTTTCACGTTATGGTTTGGAATGTGCACAGGAAAGCGCTTCAAGGTTGAAGCGACCTGATCTAGCACAAAAACCGCGCAGGGCGCGGTTTTTATCAGTCATAGACTTAATCAAAAATCATCCAGATCGCGACAAAGGCAACAATGGAGAGCCCATAAATTACACTCAGCATGATGATGTTCGCTTTCGTCTTTTTCTCATACTTCGGATTGGATTTGCTGTTCTCCTGCGACATTCCGACCCACAGCGTGGCGATCAGACCGATGACGATTAATGAAATGACGACGATATACATCCACATGACGTTGACTTCCTTTCTGCAGCGTTCTAAGTATCATTCTTTAGAAAAAGTCCATCAGCATCGGCGGGCGGACCGGAATGGAAGCCTCCAGCCGCTGCAAGGCTGTCTCATCGCCCTGCAGTCTGCCGGAGCGAACCAGCTCCGCAGGCTTTACATAGCCCAGCAGCAGGGCGGTTAGTGCTCCAATGTCCAGATGAAGCTGGTCAGGACTTGAACCCTTGACGGCTTCTTCGACCTTCTGAACGATGATTCCGGTGTCAGCATTGCTTTGAATGTTCCACACTCCATCGTTCCAGGGCGCTGCCTCATCAGAAATGTGAAGTGTCCATCCTTCACCGGTAATAAGATGCAGCGGATATGATCTCAGAAAAGCCTCTACATCCACAATCCTCGCCATGAAATAAGGAAAACGCTCCTGATGAATTCGGGGATCAGGCAGCATGAACGGCAGCCGATCATCTCCCGGCACCATAGTCAGAGTCACTTCTTCAATCCGAGCGTCATGGTTGGAGATATACGTCCATAGAGCGCTTCGAGCCTGTTCATGTAAGAACACGAACTCGCTGCATACCAGCTCTTTATCCTTCAGCTCGTACAGAATATATCCCTGCGGCTCACCGTCCTCTGCATAGTAAACGGCGGTATGGGCTTGGTCTTTAAGCACGGAATGCTTCCACCACTCGGTTGTGCGCACCAGTGTACCGTTGTAGCATTCAGCAAATGCCTCATAGAGAGAGCTTAGCAGATTTATATCTGCAGTTCCGCGGACAATCCGTCCCGGAACGGAGGTCTTGGGGGGAAGCTGATGCATCTGAAGCTTGTAGGTTAAGGTATCCGTAAATACCTCCCAGCCAAATTTGCGGTAAAAAGGAATGGAGAACGGGTGAAGAAACGAAACGGCCTGTCCTTCTGCTCTCATATGCTGAAGGGCATGCTTGAGCAGCTTAGCGACATGTCCTTTGCGCCGATTCTCCGGCCAGGTAGCTACACCGGCAATGCCGCCCATGCTGAACTTCTGGTTGTGCAAATAAATCTGAAAGGGCAAGATGGTCAGCTTCGCCTGCAGCTTCCCCTCCTCAAAGCATCCCCAGAACTGTTCTGGCCGGAACAGCTCTCGTTTCTTATCCTTCTGCTCTTTGGTTAATGTGTACTGAAAAGCATACTCCGACAAAGAGATGCTGTCCTCAAACTCATCCATACTCAGGTTTCTCATTTCCATAGAGATCGTGCTCCTTTCCATGCTGCTGTCTGACAACATTGTCTACGCTTTCCCCTGTCTCTGTCAAACATGAAAAAAACTGCACCGTGTCAGCCTAAAGGCTCCCCGGTGCAGTTTACGCTAGGCCCTATTATTTCTCGCAAGCAATCCCGTCTTTGTCACGGTCCTTCTTGTAATTCGCTTCATATAATGCTGCAGATACAAACGGCTTGTATTTCGTCTTGCCGCCCTTGTTCTGAATCCCTGCTTTT is part of the Paenibacillus algicola genome and harbors:
- a CDS encoding amino acid ABC transporter substrate-binding protein/permease, coding for MLTLVVLIAASWGAGSLTAAAEPAEGKVYIIGTDVTFAPFEFQDINGDFVGIDMDLIQAIAEDQNFQYEIRPMGFNAAVQALEANQVDGVIAGMSITEERKQKFDFSEGYYDSGVVMGIDKDNEEIKSYEDLRGKKVAVKTGTEGYSFAESIASQYGFTLVPFDESALMYEDVKTGNSAACFDDHAVLAYGEQQNIGLKLVTEPEPGASYGFAVRKGENQELLQKFNAGLTNLKATGAHEEILEKYLGENAAGKAPLTRMELLQASFVPLLEGMGKTILYTFISLFFAFIIGLIFGFMKVSRNAWLRGIATVFVDVFRGIPLIVLAFFIYFGIPQAFGFTMPLFLAAVLTLTLNAGAYVTEIIRGGIQSIDRGQMEAARSLGIPYRKAMFKIIIPQAIKVMIPSFINQFVITLKDTSILSVIGLVELTQSGKIIIARTFASFDIWLMVALMYFIVITVLIKIANRLERKVGQHG
- a CDS encoding hemolysin family protein; translated protein: MDGTIALNLFLVAVFIGLTAFFVGAEFAILKVRMTRIDQLIAEGNKKALTAKKVTQDLDYYLSACQLGITITALVLGALGEPTVERMLHPLFERFEVPEALSTVLSYAIALSVITFLHVVIGELAPKTLAIQYAERMTLLLAPPLYGFGKLMYPFIYALNGSAQLLLKLFGVKPAGHDTAHSEEEIRLIVTQSYEGGEINQTELDYLKNIFSFDERKVQDIMIPKSKIVTVPENASVEEILQSLDSYVYTRYPVEDSGQPGHYKGVINTKEILTHLAAGRAFVMNEFIYDMPEYPEDALIQDILSTMQKDRIHMAAVVDSRGATIGMVTMEDILEEIVGDIQDEVGMNPKPPLRPVVKKMREELPRTVR
- a CDS encoding hemolysin family protein → MDILTIINLIILALLLLLTAFFVASEFAVVKIRASRLDQLIEEGNKKAVLAKKVTSDLDYYLSACQLGITVTALGLGALGKPAVERIMLPVFEALNMSEANSSVASYAIAFILVTFLHVVVGEMAPKTLAIQFSEKLSLLLSPPLYWFGKIMYPFIWALNGASRVILRGFGVKPAGHEQVYSEEEVKIIMTQSYQAGEIEETKLAYMENVFSFDERVTKDIMIPRTEMISLDKSMSQQEIIEVLDEFKYSRYPISEEGDKDRIIGMVNVKKMLPFIVSGKNPKLSDFIRDLPMVFESTRIQDAMLKMQQEKVHMALVIDEYGGTAGILTMEDILEEIVGEIRDEFDEDEIEDIVQSGENQYLIQGRVLLDDLEKQFGLVFEEDEIMDTLGGWIQYRKGETVEPGDVIEQHNIIWTVMETENYQIKQVMMKLPEPGTE
- a CDS encoding GNAT family N-acetyltransferase, coding for MEMRNLSMDEFEDSISLSEYAFQYTLTKEQKDKKRELFRPEQFWGCFEEGKLQAKLTILPFQIYLHNQKFSMGGIAGVATWPENRRKGHVAKLLKHALQHMRAEGQAVSFLHPFSIPFYRKFGWEVFTDTLTYKLQMHQLPPKTSVPGRIVRGTADINLLSSLYEAFAECYNGTLVRTTEWWKHSVLKDQAHTAVYYAEDGEPQGYILYELKDKELVCSEFVFLHEQARSALWTYISNHDARIEEVTLTMVPGDDRLPFMLPDPRIHQERFPYFMARIVDVEAFLRSYPLHLITGEGWTLHISDEAAPWNDGVWNIQSNADTGIIVQKVEEAVKGSSPDQLHLDIGALTALLLGYVKPAELVRSGRLQGDETALQRLEASIPVRPPMLMDFF